AACTCGCGACTGCTTTCATTGCTTTGAAAGAGTGTGCTTTTAACGAGTTTAGTGTTGCCGCAATGAAAAAGGCCGCAAATGCGGTTACGTCAGTTGTTACGATAAAATCTGTTATAGATGACTCAATTATTTTCAGGCTGCCCTTTGTTATAACTTACTAAAGCAATTCGACGAGGGTTTCCATTTTCATACTTCTGGATCCTTTAATTAAAACTACTGAGTTGGTTATGGGGTTGTCCTTTAATCCATTAAAAGCATCTTCTGTGGTCATGTAAAACCGCGCATTAATCTGACTCCCCGCGTGGAAGAACTCCTTTCCGACAAATATTCTCTCATCGACATCAATGCTCAAAGCTTTGTCAAGGACTGCCTTATGTTCTGCAGCCGCATCTTCGCCCAGCTCAAACATGTCTCCCAGAATAAGGGTCTTTTTATTAGCTGAAATAGCAGCAAGGTTATCGATAGCTACTGCCATGCTCGAAGGATTGGCGTTATAGTAATCGCAAATAAGCGTATTCGACTCGGTCTTTATAATTTGCGACCTGTTATTCCCGGGGATATAGGAGTTGATTCCGGCGTTAATCTGATCTTCTGAAAGTTCAAAGAATAAGCCAACCGTGATCGCTGCAACTATGTTTTCGAGGTTATATGTACCAGTAAGATTGGTTTTTACACGATGAGTTCTTTCTCCGGAGAACCAGTCTATGGTTAAAAAAGGATCATTCTCCACTATTTCCCCCTTTACACCGTCGCCGGAAAGAGTTCCATAACGAACAACTCTTCCATTTCCGCTTCCGTACATTTCCACTAAGTGCGGGTTATCCTGATTTATAAACGTAACACCATCATTCTCTTTAAGAAAAGAATAAAGCTCGCCCTTTGCTGTTTTTACACCTTCAAAACCACCAAAACCCTCCAGATGTGCCTTCCCGACATTGGTGATAAGTCCGTGTGTAGGTCGCGCTATGGTACATAAAAACTCAATTTCCTTTTTATGGTTAGCGCCCATTTCGATGATTGCCAGCTCGGTGTCTTTAGGAAGAGAAAGGAGAGTGAGCGGAACCCCGATATGATTATTTAAGTTTCCGGTAGTGGCATATGTCTTGAACTTTTGGGAAAGAACAGACTTAAAGAGTTCCTTTGTGGTAGTCTTTCCATTTGTTCCTGTAATTCCAATAACCGGAAAATCAAATTGGCGGCGATGAAACCTTGCCAGGTCCTGCAGTGCTTCCAGCACGTCAGGTACGACTATATATCTTTCGTCTTTTTGCAGTCCGGCCTGATCAATAATCGCAAAAGCTGCGCCATCATCAAGGGCCTTTTGAGCAAAGAAGTTTCCGTCAAAGTTTTCGCCCTTCAGCGCAAAAAAGAGGCAACCGGCAGTAATCTTACGTGTATCAGTACAAATTACCGGATGTTCTGCATATAATTTATATAAAGCTTCCGTTGTCATTTTTCAGTTTGATTCTGCAAGTATAATACGATTTAAAGATACGGCTCTAATTATTTACTCTTTTACTTTCAGCTTCGTTACCAGCTTTTCTTGTTTTTGAGCCGGCGACTGTTTTCCTTCCAAATTTATAAGTGAGATTTAACCGGACCACTCTCGTTTCTATTTTATGTCGGCCGGTCAATTCGACCTCGGGCAGGTTAGAGGTATACCGGTTCCGATCAGAATTCAGAATATCGGAAACTGATAATTTTAGCGCGAGGTCGTTGTTTAGAAAGGTTTTCCCAACGCCAAAATCCAGCACATATACCGACTTAAAGTCATACATTCCTGATACCGTAGGGGATTCATAATTAAAATTACATTCCGCTCTGACATCTTTTTTTAACTTAAATGTATTTGAAGAGCTAAAGGAAACTAATAAACTGTTTCGTTGAACACTTCCGCCCTCGCCGATATTAAACTTCCTGAAATATCCCTGTATGTTCAAAATGGAATTAAACCAGGAGTTAACGGCAAGCGAATAATCAAATTCCATACCGATACTTCTTAATCCCTGCAGATTTCGCTTTATCGTACGGCTGACGCCGGAAGTATCGTTCTGTTCAGTAAACGACAGATAATAATCTCTTACATAATTATATGAAAGATTGCTTGTAAGCCTGTCTCTATAAATATCTGTCAGCTCAATAGAAGTAGAGTATTCGGGCCTCAGGTAAGGGTTTCCTTCCCTGTAGGTGTACTGATCAAGAAAATACCTGAATGGATTAAGATCGTCATAAGCAGGTCGCGTGATTCGACGGTTATACTCGAGGACAAGTTTGTGCTTTTTATTAAGATTAAAAGAGAAACTCGAAGATGGAAATAAGTTGAAATAACTCCTGTCAAGGTTGCTCCCCAAAAGTGAAGAACCCGAAGAATGTGTATACTCGCCCCTCAATCCCAATTCGAGTTTTACTTTTTTAAACTGCTGACTGTAATTTCCATAAACAGCCTGGATATTTTCCTTAAAACTGGACTCGTCATTAACAAAGGAGCTTGTCAACCAGTCAGCTTTATCGGCATTTTCTATTTCGCGCTTATTTTTATTTTCTACAATACTGCTTTTAACTCCAAACTGTAGTACCCTCCGGGCTGAAAGCGACATTGAATAATCCGCCTTTATTGACTGAATAGTGATATGGGAAGGAGTAAGGTTTTTCAAGCCAGAAGACTCACGATAGACGTTATTCTGATCGTTGTAAAAATTATACGTAAGGCTCTCATCTGATTTCCGGTTGTAAACCAGGTAATCTGCATCTACGGTGATAGCCGAGGATTTAAAATTAAGTTTATAGTTGAGGTTGAATGCATTATTTGATACAGTACGGCTTTCTTTCGAAAAAGTACGAATGGTTGAATCAACACGCCCACGATCACTTAAAATGGTCCGGTTTTCCTCATTCGAAAGCATACTGTTATACATTCCAGTGTACATCAATCCAAAAGTTTGGTTTTTAGATATATAAAAGTCCGTACCTACTTTGAAATTCTGGTTCGAAAGCGATTTTAAGTCGTGGTTATTTATATCAAATGCTTCATTCATTCCTTCAAAGTACACCATCCGGTTCATTTGATACCTGTCAGTCCTCCTGTAATCGTTCAACGTCCAGGAACCGTAAGCATTGAAATATTTTTGCCGATGGTTAAGTAAAAGGGCCCAATTAGACTTATAATTCTCTCCAAATCCCCCTCCTCCAGTTACACTTCCGTTGGTTCCGGTTTTCTTGTTCTTCTTTAACTTAATATTGACAATGCCACCGGCCCCGGAGGCATCATAATTTGACGATGGATTACTTATCAGTTCAATCTGATCTACCAGTTCTGCACTTATCCCTCTTAAGAACTCGGCAACATCACCAGAAGACAAACTAACAGCCTTACCATCCATCATAATGGTTATCCCCTGACGACCTCTCATTGATATTTGCCCGTCGGCTGCTGCCTGAATTCCCGGGACGCGCCGTAAAACGTCAAATGCATTGCTACCTGAAGCCATAATGCTCTTATCTACATTCAAAACAACTTTCCCGGCAGCTCTTTCTATATAAGTTCCTTCACTTTTTACCTCAACCTCTTTCAGCAGCAAAGAGTCCCTCGTAAGTTTGATATTACCAGCCATTATGTTGCTGTCTGGTGTTACCGTATAAGGGCCGCTGATATTCCGACGGTATCCGATAGATCCGGCGACAAGTACATACGTGCCGGCTGAAACGTTTCTAAATTCGAATAGTCCGAGCTCATTACTATTCACAGTCTTGAGTCGCAAAGAATCGGGCAGTTTAATGAGCTCAATAGTTGCAGACCCAACAGGACCTCCGTCAGAATCAAGCATTCTTCCCTGCATTACAACTCCGGTTTGAGCAATCACAACGGAATATACACTAAGGGTAGTCCACAAAAGGAGAAATTTCTTTTTATTCGGCATAGGTTATTCGCTAATTTCATAAT
The window above is part of the Arcticibacter tournemirensis genome. Proteins encoded here:
- a CDS encoding UDP-N-acetylmuramoyl-tripeptide--D-alanyl-D-alanine ligase — encoded protein: MTTEALYKLYAEHPVICTDTRKITAGCLFFALKGENFDGNFFAQKALDDGAAFAIIDQAGLQKDERYIVVPDVLEALQDLARFHRRQFDFPVIGITGTNGKTTTKELFKSVLSQKFKTYATTGNLNNHIGVPLTLLSLPKDTELAIIEMGANHKKEIEFLCTIARPTHGLITNVGKAHLEGFGGFEGVKTAKGELYSFLKENDGVTFINQDNPHLVEMYGSGNGRVVRYGTLSGDGVKGEIVENDPFLTIDWFSGERTHRVKTNLTGTYNLENIVAAITVGLFFELSEDQINAGINSYIPGNNRSQIIKTESNTLICDYYNANPSSMAVAIDNLAAISANKKTLILGDMFELGEDAAAEHKAVLDKALSIDVDERIFVGKEFFHAGSQINARFYMTTEDAFNGLKDNPITNSVVLIKGSRSMKMETLVELL
- a CDS encoding outer membrane beta-barrel protein, with protein sequence MPNKKKFLLLWTTLSVYSVVIAQTGVVMQGRMLDSDGGPVGSATIELIKLPDSLRLKTVNSNELGLFEFRNVSAGTYVLVAGSIGYRRNISGPYTVTPDSNIMAGNIKLTRDSLLLKEVEVKSEGTYIERAAGKVVLNVDKSIMASGSNAFDVLRRVPGIQAAADGQISMRGRQGITIMMDGKAVSLSSGDVAEFLRGISAELVDQIELISNPSSNYDASGAGGIVNIKLKKNKKTGTNGSVTGGGGFGENYKSNWALLLNHRQKYFNAYGSWTLNDYRRTDRYQMNRMVYFEGMNEAFDINNHDLKSLSNQNFKVGTDFYISKNQTFGLMYTGMYNSMLSNEENRTILSDRGRVDSTIRTFSKESRTVSNNAFNLNYKLNFKSSAITVDADYLVYNRKSDESLTYNFYNDQNNVYRESSGLKNLTPSHITIQSIKADYSMSLSARRVLQFGVKSSIVENKNKREIENADKADWLTSSFVNDESSFKENIQAVYGNYSQQFKKVKLELGLRGEYTHSSGSSLLGSNLDRSYFNLFPSSSFSFNLNKKHKLVLEYNRRITRPAYDDLNPFRYFLDQYTYREGNPYLRPEYSTSIELTDIYRDRLTSNLSYNYVRDYYLSFTEQNDTSGVSRTIKRNLQGLRSIGMEFDYSLAVNSWFNSILNIQGYFRKFNIGEGGSVQRNSLLVSFSSSNTFKLKKDVRAECNFNYESPTVSGMYDFKSVYVLDFGVGKTFLNNDLALKLSVSDILNSDRNRYTSNLPEVELTGRHKIETRVVRLNLTYKFGRKTVAGSKTRKAGNEAESKRVNN